Proteins encoded in a region of the Clostridia bacterium genome:
- a CDS encoding family 78 glycoside hydrolase catalytic domain translates to MLKDSLWIVPQSNFEGICPEYLKSITVKKGLQSASLTLTCLGVYEAKINDARVSEYVLAPGCTDFITRLQYQTYDVTHLLKAGENTLSVLVGNGWFRGGITRSYQSQIQSQPSLIAELILEYETETERIGTDLSWQVKKSKVLFSDIYDGEIFDANFESEPEAVQHACYNKAILIPQEGEEIKEQERFKPIATFVTPKGERVLDFGQEITGYIGLETNAKNGEEISLSFAEVLDKDGNFYTENYRDAKCIYKYICKDGKQSYKPKTVFYGFRYVRVDSAPEQTKFTAIVVHSELKRTGYIATSHEKVNQLFSNILWGQKGNFLDIPTDCPQRNERLGWTGDAQVFIKTASYQYDVKKFFTKWLNDMQAEQRNDGAVPDTVPNFVVQNKINADFLSPAWGDAAVICPWVLYEMYGDKDLLQKHFPMMEKWISYMESTSREQNLWVGHSGHGDWLGLDNEEGSYKGATDEDLIASAYLKYCADLVAKSAKVLQNGKYDFYAQKAENVRKAFIKRFPVFKTQTECVLALHFDLTDHKKQIADQLAEMIKQNGNRLTTGFVGTPYLLFALSENGYTELAYTLLLQEKFPSWLFSVNQGATTIWEHWDSKKEDGTFWSKDMNSFNHYAYGSVLEWVYAVSAGIRVSEKGIEIAPKPDKQLGDLNAEFHSMYGLIKSAWQYEGERVHYEIEIPIDCYVTIDGKTEWKKAGKYRF, encoded by the coding sequence ATGTTAAAGGACAGTTTATGGATTGTTCCCCAAAGCAATTTTGAGGGGATTTGTCCTGAGTATTTAAAAAGCATAACGGTCAAAAAAGGTTTGCAATCTGCAAGCCTTACCTTGACATGTCTTGGGGTATATGAAGCAAAAATAAATGATGCGCGTGTGTCGGAGTATGTACTGGCACCGGGCTGTACCGATTTTATTACACGCTTGCAGTACCAGACCTATGATGTAACCCATCTTTTAAAAGCGGGAGAAAACACCCTTTCGGTACTTGTGGGCAACGGCTGGTTCAGAGGCGGCATTACCAGAAGCTATCAAAGTCAGATTCAAAGTCAGCCGTCTCTTATTGCAGAGCTTATTTTAGAGTATGAAACGGAAACCGAGCGCATCGGCACCGATTTAAGCTGGCAGGTCAAAAAGAGCAAGGTGCTTTTTTCTGATATATATGACGGTGAAATTTTTGACGCCAACTTTGAAAGTGAGCCGGAAGCAGTACAGCATGCCTGCTACAACAAGGCGATTTTAATTCCGCAAGAGGGGGAAGAAATCAAGGAGCAGGAACGTTTTAAGCCGATTGCAACCTTTGTGACCCCGAAAGGCGAAAGGGTTTTGGATTTCGGGCAGGAAATTACGGGCTATATCGGGCTTGAAACCAATGCAAAAAATGGCGAAGAAATTTCTCTTTCCTTTGCGGAGGTTTTGGATAAAGACGGCAATTTCTATACCGAAAATTACCGCGATGCAAAATGTATTTATAAATATATTTGTAAAGACGGAAAGCAAAGCTATAAGCCTAAAACGGTGTTTTATGGCTTTCGGTATGTCCGTGTGGACAGCGCGCCCGAGCAAACGAAATTTACTGCCATTGTGGTGCATTCCGAATTAAAACGCACGGGGTATATAGCAACAAGCCACGAAAAGGTAAATCAACTGTTCTCAAATATTTTGTGGGGACAAAAAGGGAACTTTTTGGACATTCCCACCGACTGTCCGCAACGCAACGAGCGATTGGGCTGGACGGGAGATGCGCAGGTATTTATCAAGACCGCGTCGTATCAGTATGATGTAAAGAAATTCTTTACCAAATGGTTAAACGATATGCAGGCTGAGCAACGAAATGACGGTGCCGTTCCCGATACCGTGCCGAATTTTGTGGTGCAGAACAAAATCAATGCCGATTTTCTGTCCCCTGCCTGGGGCGATGCGGCGGTCATTTGTCCCTGGGTTTTGTATGAGATGTACGGCGACAAAGACCTTTTGCAAAAGCATTTTCCCATGATGGAGAAATGGATTTCGTACATGGAATCCACTTCGAGGGAGCAGAATTTATGGGTCGGACACAGCGGTCACGGGGACTGGCTGGGTCTGGATAATGAAGAAGGCTCTTACAAAGGCGCAACGGATGAGGACTTGATTGCTTCGGCTTACTTAAAATACTGTGCCGATTTAGTGGCAAAATCCGCAAAGGTTTTGCAAAACGGCAAATATGATTTTTATGCCCAAAAAGCAGAGAATGTACGAAAGGCGTTTATCAAACGGTTTCCTGTCTTTAAAACCCAGACCGAATGTGTGTTGGCACTGCATTTTGATTTGACCGACCATAAAAAGCAGATTGCAGACCAATTGGCGGAAATGATAAAGCAAAACGGCAACCGCTTAACCACAGGGTTTGTGGGTACGCCCTATCTACTGTTTGCGTTAAGCGAAAACGGCTATACAGAGCTTGCGTACACGCTGTTGCTGCAGGAAAAATTCCCGTCCTGGCTGTTTTCGGTAAACCAGGGGGCAACCACCATCTGGGAGCATTGGGACAGCAAAAAAGAGGACGGCACATTCTGGAGCAAGGATATGAATTCCTTTAATCATTATGCCTACGGCTCGGTTTTAGAGTGGGTGTATGCGGTCTCTGCAGGCATTCGCGTTTCGGAAAAGGGCATCGAAATTGCACCCAAGCCTGATAAGCAGTTAGGCGATTTAAATGCAGAATTCCATTCGATGTATGGCTTGATAAAATCGGCATGGCAGTATGAGGGAGAAAGGGTACATTACGAAATCGAGATTCCCATTGACTGCTATGTGACAATAGATGGCAAAACCGAATGGAAAAAGGCAGGGAAATATAGATTTTGA
- the galT gene encoding UDP-glucose--hexose-1-phosphate uridylyltransferase: MIYQNIDRLISYGLLTGLIGEYDKMYVRNRLLTKLKLDEYEETGAVCTDVSELDEILDGILDYAAESGLLENNSVVYRDIFDTEIMDTLTPYPSTVIHTFNSLYEKSSKDATDYFYKLSCDNNYIRRGRIKKDVKWTVDSSYGEIEITINRSKPEKDPKAIAAAKNMAQASYPKCQLCVENEGYGGRVNHPARQNHRIIPIEIQGQDWCFQYSPYVYYNEHCIVFNSKHIPMVIDKSVFGKLLDFVTRFNHYIIGSNADLPIVGGSILTHEHFQGGNHVFAMHRAKSEKFYTVKGFEDIEVSRLDWPMSVIRLVGTDKEKIIELSDKILCAWRGYTDEDAFIFAETDGTPHNTITPIASMRDGKYTMDLVLRNNITTEQYPLGVYHPHDELHHIKKENIGLIEVMGLAVLPSRLVEELDAVADALINGKDLTKDEKTASHADWAKDVVLKKHPELNADNVDAILKEEVGKVFVTVLEHAGVYKRDEKGKADFDKFMATL; this comes from the coding sequence ATGATTTATCAGAATATTGACAGACTGATTTCGTACGGTTTGCTGACGGGTTTGATTGGCGAGTACGATAAAATGTATGTAAGAAACCGTCTTTTGACCAAGCTGAAATTAGACGAATACGAAGAAACGGGTGCGGTTTGCACCGATGTTTCGGAGCTGGACGAAATTTTAGACGGCATTTTGGATTATGCGGCAGAATCGGGCTTGCTTGAAAACAACAGCGTGGTATACAGAGATATTTTTGATACCGAAATTATGGATACTTTAACTCCGTATCCGTCTACGGTTATCCATACCTTTAACAGCCTTTACGAGAAATCCTCTAAGGATGCGACCGACTATTTTTATAAACTGTCCTGCGACAACAACTACATCCGTCGCGGCAGAATCAAAAAGGACGTAAAATGGACGGTGGATTCTTCCTACGGTGAGATTGAAATTACCATCAACCGCTCCAAGCCTGAAAAAGACCCCAAAGCCATCGCTGCGGCAAAGAATATGGCACAGGCTTCTTATCCCAAGTGCCAGCTTTGTGTGGAAAACGAGGGCTACGGCGGAAGAGTGAATCATCCTGCAAGACAGAACCACAGAATTATTCCCATTGAGATTCAGGGGCAGGACTGGTGCTTCCAGTATTCGCCCTATGTATACTATAACGAGCATTGCATTGTGTTTAATTCCAAGCACATCCCCATGGTGATTGACAAAAGCGTGTTCGGAAAGCTTTTGGATTTTGTGACCCGCTTTAATCACTACATCATCGGCTCTAATGCGGATTTGCCCATTGTGGGTGGCTCCATTCTTACCCACGAGCATTTCCAGGGCGGTAACCATGTGTTTGCCATGCACAGAGCCAAGAGCGAAAAGTTCTATACCGTAAAAGGCTTTGAGGACATCGAAGTAAGCCGTCTGGACTGGCCCATGTCGGTTATCCGTCTGGTGGGTACAGACAAGGAAAAAATCATTGAATTGTCCGACAAAATTCTTTGTGCCTGGAGAGGGTACACAGACGAGGATGCCTTTATCTTTGCAGAAACCGACGGCACACCCCACAACACCATTACACCTATCGCTTCTATGCGTGACGGCAAGTATACCATGGATTTGGTGCTTCGCAACAACATCACAACCGAGCAGTATCCTTTGGGTGTCTATCATCCCCACGATGAACTGCACCACATCAAAAAGGAAAATATCGGCTTGATTGAGGTTATGGGTCTTGCGGTGCTTCCGTCCCGTCTGGTGGAAGAATTAGACGCAGTGGCAGATGCCCTGATCAACGGCAAGGATTTAACCAAAGATGAAAAAACCGCTTCCCATGCAGACTGGGCAAAGGACGTGGTGCTGAAAAAGCATCCCGAATTGAATGCCGACAATGTGGATGCCATCTTAAAAGAAGAGGTGGGCAAGGTATTCGTAACTGTTTTAGAGCACGCAGGTGTGTATAAGCGCGACGAAAAGGGTAAGGCTGACTTTGATAAGTTTATGGCAACTTTATAA
- a CDS encoding copper amine oxidase N-terminal domain-containing protein has product MSKKLTSLFVVLCMLASMLAFVPATVSAADNITVILNGEKLEFDVQPILMNDRTMVPMRAIFEALDTTVYWSELNETVTAYSNTSGSMVLPIGDTTATVNGEAYELDQPAVLKDGRTLVPIRFVSESLGAKVGWDDKTQTVTIDRVLDQESAESFTRYYSVSDCYDLGVWSVDGDGIIKGRTTTKDGETLEIGATDGDAELLIDIPFDGKYKIWGLSKDYKTNQPGTRFFHIAVDGQRSPTKFGAHGKEGFSFDEVGVYELTKGAHKISFQDTSRFFARAAGVMVSPDLNFVPSDTGYMDYYQESSKVGAIIPGNYPQWAKGEIEDVASETIGNDKIKIEFYQGTTNRGSVIQNRILINKNGNWIEVKGRNEDLGVLAVRANDAPLSTTRPPVASLSETPWHRFTSTFDTHDGELTLSGHKNFYKSGTSEWLIPTTMQKLDDQTVVLGLSNANVDATLTYTYNDVTYEPKVTFNATIKTPGSYSFAHFTGSDFKDGTYDRVTAPLMYTKDFVPEDDAVLAEYMMFTPMVTFTFGEGENAITKGIAVDPLFVRQDIATPGRSDYGILFRAPNGNVRGQIIAPLQGSEGSVFEAGDVHTFGYRLIYNGDDWYDNYKHVAQDIFNCVDLRHNVYHSLNEAIYNCTDLIMDDTYGGWDDKDMAFYNMEAKMVTTQSNVVELMQRYMLTDNEEILEERGIPSIAYMISRGGMHFKRVEGSNSYTSVTPVPLNGFNGGFGPSSYLALYRMSQGRTPFLMNHAVSKLGAGNNLSAVTGYTAMNDMFPGQYEEEIKAATDKYIDSTLKEGTTFYTKPYGGFIYSNDVPMLQSFISAYEATGEQKYLDAAEEVGQLIMMALWTTGYQNDYATTDYTVTPEKFYSRPMANDKATWFFHKDGTQWRIGNPVGVNKPVFDAENPSEKLIETETGPGWVPARAGMSTEHTMTPSNGNAIIMNMWAGTGLRLGEYTGDDFFITQARNAMIGRFGNYSGYYYERYSFHDKKANYPIDGPDSNLIYWHHIPVFLGLMEDFLINDIWQKSGGKVEFPTAVNQGYAYFVTNQYGFDSGKFYDEDGMWMWLDRGIVEPDSPDVDYLPAKKDGVLGVAFVNEGADTLTTTITLGDKIPNASSYSETATLYDKEGNKSTVEIVDGKFTLTIPAKGIQSVVLHPDVKVPSYVREYTPSQSIGNTVAQFDGGKAYLMQFNDNNYYAYIYSTKMAKDVKDVTFTYTVDGKTESRKIDVYPFETIVKVDNPKADFNFSVKATDHSGKEIDLGEGTLSPIKASEQKAYKKGDKVEALKSGLKPFENFTASIHGMGCGNNLLRFVTRLEGAPWEKITPNMLAGLQIKGIMTDKATGQKVLLESVITANEVRDDGTFVLCVEPTEAVPYQDYRLIATLPCDMVILSPDKDFEDVKLNASGKFDSDAAQQGAAPGSKLPEFKSFSIPYSTQGVSSESLRFVTPLDKYPFALAEDMLKGLKIKIKMKSVDNGDEQEFVGTIMKNEMRETATVLQLDPVNGLKAIDYDNDKAKTHKFTLTIIAPGEDAGAVEAPEVTLPPATSDATLPADFKTFTVKPTNAGEGTGLRLVCNRKDFPFEVAPGMLKGLEIEIAYKDLNGDEQKITAKIDNNEDRSNSEQLLLLVDCKTITEAYNSDADWSKFKPTITIKGK; this is encoded by the coding sequence ATGAGTAAAAAACTGACTTCGTTGTTTGTTGTGCTTTGCATGCTGGCATCCATGCTTGCATTCGTGCCTGCAACCGTTAGCGCGGCAGACAACATCACGGTTATTTTAAACGGTGAAAAGCTGGAATTTGATGTACAGCCCATCTTAATGAATGACCGTACCATGGTACCTATGCGTGCCATTTTTGAAGCACTGGACACAACCGTGTACTGGAGCGAATTGAACGAAACCGTTACGGCATACAGCAATACCTCCGGCTCGATGGTATTGCCCATTGGTGACACCACCGCAACCGTAAACGGTGAAGCGTATGAATTAGACCAGCCTGCTGTATTAAAAGACGGCAGAACTTTGGTTCCCATTCGCTTTGTATCCGAATCCTTAGGTGCGAAGGTAGGCTGGGATGACAAGACCCAGACCGTTACCATTGACCGCGTTTTAGATCAGGAATCCGCCGAATCCTTTACCCGTTACTATTCGGTATCCGACTGCTATGATTTGGGTGTTTGGTCTGTAGACGGCGACGGCATCATTAAGGGCAGAACCACCACAAAAGACGGTGAAACCTTAGAAATCGGTGCAACCGACGGAGATGCAGAGCTTTTGATTGACATTCCCTTTGACGGCAAATACAAAATCTGGGGTCTTTCCAAGGACTATAAGACCAACCAGCCCGGTACCCGCTTTTTCCACATTGCGGTAGACGGTCAGCGTTCGCCCACAAAGTTTGGTGCACACGGTAAGGAAGGCTTTTCCTTTGACGAGGTTGGCGTGTATGAGCTGACCAAAGGCGCACACAAGATTTCCTTCCAGGATACTTCAAGATTCTTTGCCCGTGCGGCAGGTGTTATGGTGAGTCCTGACTTAAACTTTGTGCCTTCCGATACAGGATATATGGATTATTATCAGGAAAGCTCTAAAGTCGGTGCGATTATTCCCGGTAACTATCCCCAGTGGGCAAAGGGCGAAATCGAAGACGTTGCTTCCGAAACCATCGGCAACGACAAGATTAAAATTGAATTCTATCAGGGTACCACAAACCGTGGCTCTGTTATCCAGAACCGTATTTTAATCAACAAAAACGGCAATTGGATTGAAGTAAAGGGCAGAAACGAGGATTTGGGTGTACTGGCAGTTCGTGCAAACGACGCACCGCTTTCCACTACCAGACCGCCCGTTGCATCCCTTTCCGAAACACCCTGGCACAGATTTACCTCTACCTTTGATACCCATGACGGTGAACTGACCTTAAGCGGTCACAAGAATTTCTACAAATCAGGTACCTCTGAGTGGTTAATTCCCACCACCATGCAGAAGCTGGATGACCAGACCGTTGTTTTGGGTCTGTCTAACGCAAATGTAGATGCAACCCTTACATATACTTATAACGATGTAACCTATGAACCCAAAGTTACCTTTAATGCAACCATCAAGACTCCCGGCTCGTATTCGTTTGCACACTTTACCGGTTCTGATTTTAAAGACGGTACCTATGACCGTGTAACCGCACCCTTGATGTACACCAAGGATTTTGTGCCCGAAGACGATGCGGTACTGGCAGAATACATGATGTTTACACCTATGGTAACCTTTACCTTCGGTGAAGGCGAGAACGCAATCACCAAGGGTATTGCAGTTGACCCGCTGTTTGTCCGTCAGGACATTGCAACCCCCGGCAGATCCGATTACGGTATCTTGTTCCGTGCCCCCAACGGCAATGTAAGAGGTCAGATTATTGCGCCGCTTCAGGGCTCTGAAGGCTCTGTTTTCGAAGCAGGCGATGTACATACCTTCGGTTACCGCTTGATTTACAACGGCGATGACTGGTATGACAACTACAAGCATGTGGCACAGGACATCTTTAACTGCGTTGACCTGCGTCATAATGTATATCATTCCTTGAACGAAGCCATCTACAACTGTACCGACCTGATTATGGACGATACCTACGGCGGTTGGGATGACAAGGATATGGCATTTTATAACATGGAAGCGAAAATGGTTACCACCCAGTCCAACGTTGTGGAATTGATGCAGAGATACATGCTCACCGACAACGAAGAAATTTTGGAAGAACGCGGTATTCCGTCCATCGCTTACATGATTTCCAGAGGCGGTATGCACTTTAAGCGTGTGGAAGGCTCTAACTCCTACACTTCTGTTACCCCCGTGCCCCTGAATGGCTTTAACGGCGGTTTCGGACCTTCCTCCTACCTTGCGCTTTACCGTATGTCCCAGGGCAGAACGCCGTTCCTGATGAACCATGCGGTATCTAAGCTTGGCGCAGGCAATAACCTTTCTGCGGTTACCGGCTACACCGCAATGAACGATATGTTCCCCGGTCAGTATGAAGAAGAAATCAAGGCAGCAACCGACAAATATATTGACAGCACCTTGAAAGAAGGCACAACCTTCTATACCAAGCCCTACGGCGGATTTATCTACTCCAATGATGTGCCGATGCTGCAGTCGTTCATTTCTGCGTACGAAGCAACAGGCGAACAGAAATACTTAGATGCGGCAGAAGAAGTGGGTCAGCTGATTATGATGGCGCTCTGGACCACAGGCTATCAGAATGATTATGCGACCACCGACTACACCGTAACCCCCGAAAAATTCTATTCCAGACCCATGGCAAACGATAAAGCAACCTGGTTCTTCCATAAGGACGGTACCCAGTGGCGTATCGGTAACCCGGTTGGCGTAAATAAGCCGGTATTTGATGCCGAAAATCCGAGTGAAAAGCTGATTGAAACCGAAACAGGCCCCGGTTGGGTACCTGCAAGAGCAGGTATGTCCACCGAGCACACCATGACACCTTCAAACGGTAATGCCATCATCATGAACATGTGGGCAGGTACCGGTTTAAGACTTGGTGAATATACAGGCGATGATTTCTTCATCACCCAGGCAAGAAATGCCATGATTGGTCGATTCGGAAACTATTCGGGTTACTATTACGAAAGATATTCGTTCCATGACAAGAAGGCAAACTATCCCATCGACGGTCCTGACTCCAACCTGATTTACTGGCATCATATTCCGGTATTCTTGGGGCTCATGGAAGACTTCTTAATCAATGACATCTGGCAGAAATCCGGCGGAAAGGTAGAATTCCCCACCGCTGTAAACCAAGGTTATGCATACTTTGTAACCAACCAGTACGGTTTTGATTCGGGTAAATTCTATGATGAAGACGGTATGTGGATGTGGTTAGACCGCGGTATTGTAGAGCCCGATTCTCCGGACGTTGACTACTTACCTGCGAAAAAGGACGGCGTTTTAGGCGTTGCATTTGTAAACGAAGGCGCAGATACCTTAACCACCACCATTACTTTGGGTGACAAGATTCCGAACGCTTCTTCGTATAGCGAAACCGCAACCCTTTACGATAAGGAAGGCAACAAGTCCACCGTTGAAATCGTTGACGGTAAGTTTACCTTAACCATTCCTGCAAAGGGCATTCAGTCTGTGGTATTGCACCCGGATGTAAAGGTGCCGTCTTATGTAAGAGAATATACACCTTCCCAGTCTATCGGCAACACCGTTGCACAGTTTGACGGCGGTAAGGCATATCTCATGCAGTTTAACGACAATAACTACTATGCATACATCTATTCGACCAAGATGGCAAAGGATGTAAAGGATGTGACCTTTACCTATACGGTTGACGGTAAGACCGAAAGCAGAAAGATTGATGTATATCCCTTCGAAACCATCGTTAAGGTGGATAATCCCAAGGCTGACTTTAATTTCAGCGTTAAGGCAACCGACCATTCCGGCAAAGAAATTGATTTGGGCGAAGGTACTTTAAGCCCCATCAAGGCAAGCGAGCAGAAGGCATATAAAAAAGGCGATAAGGTTGAGGCATTAAAGTCCGGCTTAAAGCCCTTTGAAAACTTTACCGCTTCCATTCACGGTATGGGCTGCGGCAACAACCTTTTGCGCTTTGTAACAAGACTTGAGGGCGCTCCCTGGGAAAAGATTACCCCGAACATGCTTGCAGGCTTGCAGATTAAAGGCATTATGACCGATAAGGCGACCGGACAAAAGGTGCTTTTAGAGAGTGTTATTACGGCTAACGAAGTGCGTGATGACGGTACGTTTGTGCTTTGCGTTGAACCCACCGAGGCTGTTCCGTATCAGGATTACAGACTGATTGCAACACTTCCTTGTGACATGGTGATTCTCTCGCCCGACAAGGATTTTGAAGATGTGAAATTAAACGCAAGCGGTAAGTTTGACAGCGATGCTGCCCAGCAGGGCGCAGCACCCGGCAGCAAGCTTCCCGAATTCAAGAGCTTCAGCATTCCTTACAGCACCCAGGGCGTAAGCAGTGAAAGCCTCCGTTTTGTAACACCGCTTGACAAATATCCCTTTGCACTGGCTGAGGATATGTTAAAGGGTCTTAAGATTAAAATTAAAATGAAGAGCGTAGACAATGGTGACGAACAGGAATTTGTGGGCACCATCATGAAGAACGAAATGCGTGAAACCGCAACCGTTCTGCAGCTTGACCCCGTTAACGGCTTAAAGGCAATTGACTACGATAATGACAAGGCAAAGACGCACAAGTTTACCTTAACCATTATTGCGCCCGGTGAGGATGCAGGTGCGGTAGAAGCACCCGAAGTTACTTTGCCGCCTGCAACCTCTGATGCAACACTTCCTGCTGACTTTAAGACCTTTACGGTTAAGCCCACCAACGCAGGTGAGGGTACAGGCTTACGCCTGGTTTGCAACAGAAAGGATTTCCCCTTTGAGGTGGCACCCGGCATGCTCAAAGGTCTGGAGATTGAAATTGCTTACAAGGATTTAAACGGTGATGAACAGAAAATTACCGCAAAAATCGACAACAATGAGGACAGAAGCAATTCGGAACAGTTGCTGTTGCTGGTAGATTGCAAAACAATCACCGAAGCCTATAACTCCGATGCAGACTGGTCGAAATTTAAGCCTACAATAACCATTAAAGGCAAATAA
- a CDS encoding class I SAM-dependent RNA methyltransferase, with protein MFEYVVPVLFGMEAICAKEIRNLGYETTAVEDGRVVFRGDKNAAARVNIGLRTGERVLLKLKTFKALSFTELFDKCHAINWEDFIPKDAKFPVKGSSLKSQLHSVPDCQKIIKKSVVERLKKGHRTEDLSETGTVHQIVFRIFKDEVDLMLDTSGPGLHKRGYRLLHNEAPLRETMAAAMVILSRFKYDGVFADPFCGSGTIPIEAGLIAKNIAPGLFRRFGAEHMPFFGEDMFKTARGEAKDLMRPSKLKIVASDILDSAVELTAGNCAKAHVSDLVTVTRRDVKNFNHAEAGGYIVCNPPYGERLSDKETCREIARNMGAVYERLNDWKMFVLTPLEDFEKCFGTPADKKRKLYNGMIKCDLYQYFKK; from the coding sequence ATGTTTGAATATGTTGTGCCGGTGCTGTTTGGCATGGAGGCGATTTGTGCGAAGGAGATTCGCAATTTAGGATACGAAACCACCGCTGTGGAAGACGGCAGGGTGGTGTTTCGGGGCGACAAAAATGCGGCGGCACGGGTCAACATCGGACTTCGGACGGGCGAGCGGGTGCTTTTGAAATTAAAAACCTTTAAGGCGCTGTCCTTTACCGAGCTTTTTGACAAGTGTCATGCCATCAACTGGGAAGATTTTATCCCGAAGGATGCAAAATTCCCCGTAAAAGGCTCTTCGTTAAAATCACAACTGCATTCTGTGCCCGATTGTCAGAAAATCATCAAAAAAAGTGTGGTGGAACGGTTAAAAAAGGGACACCGCACCGAGGATTTGTCCGAAACGGGCACGGTGCATCAGATTGTGTTCCGCATTTTTAAAGATGAGGTAGACCTGATGCTGGACACCTCGGGACCGGGCTTACATAAAAGAGGCTATCGCCTTTTGCACAACGAGGCACCCTTAAGAGAGACTATGGCGGCGGCAATGGTGATTTTAAGCCGTTTTAAATATGACGGTGTGTTTGCAGACCCGTTTTGCGGGTCGGGGACAATTCCCATTGAGGCAGGACTGATTGCCAAAAACATTGCACCGGGTCTTTTCAGACGATTCGGGGCGGAGCATATGCCCTTTTTCGGGGAAGACATGTTTAAAACTGCAAGGGGAGAGGCAAAGGATTTGATGCGCCCGTCCAAGCTTAAAATTGTGGCGAGCGATATTTTGGATTCTGCGGTAGAGCTTACCGCAGGCAACTGCGCAAAAGCGCATGTTTCGGATTTGGTGACCGTAACCAGACGGGACGTAAAAAACTTCAATCATGCAGAGGCAGGCGGTTATATCGTTTGCAATCCACCCTATGGCGAGCGTCTTTCGGACAAGGAAACCTGCCGGGAAATTGCCCGGAATATGGGCGCGGTATACGAGCGGCTGAATGACTGGAAAATGTTTGTTTTAACCCCCTTAGAGGATTTTGAAAAATGCTTCGGCACGCCTGCCGACAAAAAGCGAAAGCTGTATAACGGCATGATTAAATGCGATTTGTATCAATATTTTAAAAAATGA
- a CDS encoding endonuclease domain-containing protein, which yields MNKTNNKNLTGNAKALRKNMTKEEKHLWYDFLKNLPVTVNRQKVIGSYIVDFYIASAKLVIELDGSQHFEQAGEKRDAERDAYLSGLGIQVFRYSNLELNQNFEGVCEEILNNLEKSKS from the coding sequence ATGAACAAAACAAATAATAAAAATCTGACCGGCAACGCGAAAGCCTTGCGTAAGAACATGACCAAAGAAGAAAAGCATCTTTGGTATGATTTTCTGAAAAATTTGCCCGTTACCGTAAACCGCCAAAAGGTTATCGGTTCATATATTGTTGATTTTTACATCGCTTCTGCAAAGCTTGTGATAGAGCTTGACGGCTCTCAGCATTTTGAGCAGGCGGGCGAAAAGCGGGATGCGGAAAGAGATGCGTATTTAAGCGGGCTGGGGATTCAGGTTTTCAGATATTCCAATTTGGAATTAAACCAAAATTTTGAAGGCGTTTGCGAAGAAATTTTAAACAACTTAGAAAAAAGCAAGTCGTGA
- a CDS encoding family 43 glycosylhydrolase: protein MKNTDINIRDPFVLYEDGKYYMYGSRGSETWGLCTGLDVYVSDDLETFSDPIEVFTPPADFWSDRNFWAPEVHKYEGAYYMLATFYAKDKMRGTQILKAESPLGPFKLHSEGPVTPADWMCLDGTLHIENGTPYMVFCHEWVQVHDGEMCVIELSKDLTKAVGEPKVLFTASSLPGVCEVGYAPGQNCDSKGNFVTDGPFMYRTKSGRLLMIWSSFTKEGYCEAISYSDNGSVLGNWAHEEKLLFSKDGGHGMLFYDKAGDMKFAYHQPNNPKGAERPHFADVEEKNDTLIAK, encoded by the coding sequence ATGAAAAATACAGATATTAACATCAGAGATCCCTTTGTGCTTTATGAGGACGGAAAATATTATATGTACGGAAGCCGGGGCAGCGAAACCTGGGGCTTATGCACAGGGCTTGATGTGTATGTAAGCGACGATTTAGAGACCTTTTCCGACCCCATTGAGGTGTTTACACCCCCTGCGGATTTTTGGTCGGACAGAAATTTCTGGGCGCCCGAGGTGCATAAATATGAGGGTGCATATTATATGTTGGCTACCTTTTATGCCAAAGACAAAATGCGCGGTACGCAGATTTTAAAGGCAGAAAGTCCTTTGGGTCCCTTTAAATTACATAGCGAAGGTCCCGTAACACCTGCTGACTGGATGTGCTTAGACGGTACGCTCCACATTGAAAACGGCACGCCTTATATGGTGTTCTGCCACGAGTGGGTGCAGGTGCACGACGGAGAAATGTGCGTCATTGAATTGTCAAAGGATTTGACAAAAGCGGTAGGCGAGCCCAAGGTGTTGTTTACGGCATCCTCCCTTCCCGGGGTGTGTGAAGTGGGGTATGCGCCGGGGCAGAATTGTGACAGTAAAGGCAACTTTGTTACAGACGGTCCGTTTATGTACAGAACAAAAAGCGGTCGTTTGCTTATGATTTGGTCGAGTTTTACCAAAGAGGGCTACTGCGAAGCCATTTCTTATTCGGATAACGGCTCTGTACTTGGCAACTGGGCACACGAAGAAAAGTTGCTTTTCTCCAAAGACGGCGGACACGGTATGCTGTTTTATGACAAAGCAGGCGACATGAAATTTGCATACCATCAGCCCAACAATCCCAAAGGTGCAGAACGTCCGCATTTTGCAGATGTGGAAGAGAAAAACGATACTTTGATTGCAAAATAA